Proteins from one Chaetodon auriga isolate fChaAug3 chromosome 19, fChaAug3.hap1, whole genome shotgun sequence genomic window:
- the rpl37 gene encoding large ribosomal subunit protein eL37 — protein sequence MTKGTSSFGKRRNKTHTLCRRCGSKAYHLQKSSCGKCGYPEKRKRKYNWSAKAKRRNTTGTGRLRHLKVVYRRFRNGFREGTTPKPRRAAVAASSSS from the exons ATG ACGAAGGGAACATCATCTTTCGGTAAGCGCCGGAACAAGACGCACACCCTGTGCCGTCGTTGTGGGTCCAAGGCTTACCACCTGCAGAAGTCCTCCTGTGGCAAGTGTGGCTACCCTGAGAAGCGCAAGAGAAAGT aCAACTGGAGCGCCAAGGCCAAGAGGAGGAACACCACTGGCACCGGCCGTCTGAGACACCTGAAGGTTGTCTACCGCAGATTCAG GAATGGTTTCCGGGAAGGCACCACCCCCAAACCCAGACGTGCTGCAGTGGCCGCCTCCAGCTCATCctaa